In the genome of Candidatus Neomarinimicrobiota bacterium, one region contains:
- a CDS encoding Txe/YoeB family addiction module toxin, with the protein MRSIVFEGKSWSKYEDLRKKDKGLHRNLCRIIQEMQRGDPAAGLGKPEQLKRNLKGFWSRRLSKGDRVIYKYDDKSVYIFAIGGHYD; encoded by the coding sequence ATGAGATCAATAGTATTTGAGGGAAAAAGTTGGTCAAAATATGAAGATCTTCGAAAGAAGGATAAAGGGTTGCACAGGAATTTATGCAGGATTATTCAGGAAATGCAACGGGGTGATCCAGCAGCGGGTCTAGGTAAACCCGAACAACTGAAACGAAATCTAAAGGGATTTTGGTCACGGAGACTCTCTAAAGGGGATAGAGTAATTTATAAATATGATGATAAATCTGTTTATATTTTTGCAATTGGTGGCCATTATGATTAA
- a CDS encoding type II toxin-antitoxin system Phd/YefM family antitoxin produces MIEVSVNQFRANIKSFVDQALSDHSTIRVKRRVGHDFVVQSAEDWEREQETLFVLQNASLSKQLIESIETHTTQAGYSPTEEELDEINSI; encoded by the coding sequence ATGATTGAAGTATCAGTTAACCAATTTAGAGCAAATATAAAATCCTTTGTCGACCAGGCTTTATCAGACCATTCAACCATCAGGGTTAAGCGTCGGGTTGGCCATGATTTTGTTGTACAGAGTGCTGAGGATTGGGAGCGAGAACAGGAAACATTATTTGTATTACAGAATGCTTCACTTTCAAAGCAATTGATTGAATCTATTGAAACTCATACTACTCAGGCAGGATATTCCCCTACGGAAGAGGAGTTAGATGAGATCAATAGTATTTGA